The following are from one region of the Staphylococcus argenteus genome:
- a CDS encoding FtsK/SpoIIIE domain-containing protein yields the protein MAMNEIALFKGIRIQPYQKYIDFMFAGALAFIFLVYRIYILFIDYKSVNKKLDILTLFAYFKPHLLYLLIGTAIIFVICKLIAQFLIRFKTKDLAEMIETQGFHNRTVIKKTTEYIPIDYKQTEYDYYPTMFYKRGKKSFVIHIKKDGSRFQDNYLELETIIEPMFNSELVEKKHIGRYLRYEFMPLKYKKRIVMNGEQESNTIFYDTKIAITHQITWDFVKAPHGLVTGITGGGKTYFLFYVIRELFRRHSEVRLLDPKVSDLSFMKRVIGDDKVADTKGQILKQLREANNEMEERFRLMNDSSDYKIGNDFRNFDMRPYFIIFDEVTAFTSTLDKKELQEMNDYLINIIMKGRQAGVFMFLTAQRPDADVIKGNVRDQLGLRVSLGNLSNDGYRMTFGQTDKEFQTIHDSDIGRGYISILGQYNEPILFDAPLMEQYDFVEDVKQILNKE from the coding sequence ATGGCAATGAATGAAATTGCTTTATTTAAAGGTATACGTATACAGCCTTATCAGAAGTATATTGATTTTATGTTTGCAGGTGCATTAGCATTTATTTTTTTGGTATATCGTATATACATTTTGTTTATTGATTATAAATCAGTTAATAAAAAATTGGATATATTGACGTTGTTTGCATATTTTAAACCGCATTTATTGTATTTATTGATTGGTACAGCAATTATATTTGTGATATGTAAGCTTATTGCTCAGTTTTTAATACGTTTTAAAACAAAAGATTTGGCTGAAATGATTGAAACACAAGGGTTTCATAATCGTACAGTAATCAAGAAAACAACTGAGTATATCCCTATTGATTATAAACAAACTGAATATGATTATTATCCAACAATGTTTTATAAGCGTGGTAAAAAATCTTTTGTTATTCATATTAAGAAAGACGGTTCGAGGTTTCAAGATAATTATTTAGAGTTAGAGACGATTATTGAACCAATGTTTAATTCTGAATTAGTAGAAAAAAAGCATATTGGTCGTTATTTGAGATATGAATTTATGCCACTTAAATATAAAAAGCGTATTGTTATGAATGGCGAACAAGAATCAAATACAATTTTTTATGATACAAAAATTGCTATTACGCATCAAATTACTTGGGATTTTGTGAAAGCACCTCATGGATTGGTTACAGGTATAACCGGAGGTGGTAAAACATATTTTTTATTTTATGTGATTCGTGAGTTATTCCGTAGACATTCAGAAGTACGTTTATTAGACCCAAAAGTTTCAGATTTGAGCTTTATGAAGCGCGTTATTGGTGATGATAAAGTTGCAGATACTAAAGGCCAAATATTAAAACAATTGAGAGAAGCTAATAATGAAATGGAAGAGCGTTTTAGATTAATGAATGATAGTTCGGATTATAAAATCGGGAATGATTTCCGTAATTTTGATATGCGCCCCTATTTCATTATTTTTGATGAGGTAACGGCTTTTACTTCAACTTTAGATAAAAAAGAATTACAAGAAATGAATGATTATTTAATTAATATTATTATGAAAGGTCGTCAAGCTGGTGTATTTATGTTTTTAACAGCACAAAGACCAGATGCAGATGTGATTAAAGGTAATGTGCGTGACCAATTAGGGTTACGTGTGTCTTTAGGTAATTTGTCAAATGATGGTTATCGTATGACCTTTGGTCAAACTGATAAAGAATTTCAAACGATTCATGATAGTGATATCGGCCGAGGTTATATTTCTATACTTGGACAATATAATGAACCAATTTTATTTGATGCACCTTTAATGGAACAGTATGATTTTGTAGAAGATGTGAAACAAATATTAAATAAGGAGTGA
- a CDS encoding CD3337/EF1877 family mobilome membrane protein, with protein sequence MKHKSVYLLCFLILPILLLTSVSAYAVSNPVGEPSHAVKPKIEKYDLSHYRSIYSEKGDWNPFGQEEISRQINNVSDFFFSMTKILAGVTDYAIENLFQLDVINDFADKIGDFVGDIYQKLLSNLALTLFIIVCFNAFIIFSVQGNAREALKRAFLIMCLIGFGVGILANAGNIIRGTNNIGKDLNNIIMNSTSSIDGNIDYIHENSGMNHIRNQLFDMTIYRTYLVMNYGTVDEKEIKAKGKDRIDNILKQDFSKKGQDEIDKIVKNEVEKKDNKYMTQGYVFQKLAISVIGFIITVFMSIVFLSISFAKLIFSTFALFLFLFLVFSWIVSFIPGFELSVFSAFAKTLGYIILSACMTFLFVIVGLCIKLANSFIEPDSQNAYFLNSIFIIVILFVMYKKRAQIINFVSRGNISFSPSAIGAGVMNRTQERFNKIRHEQAQNKKAKRENQRDEPAPPLQNDNDLRRRQQDKPMPLFINKDNQKNGNKRREQQESMNGNDVKSASVESNANNYSKQPQKASQQEHQVRETRQRKDIQRSSQVVNQPLNNENHSINRKEQKSVQTAYDTDVQKRQIQNATQNQQSRQSGNRNQPITRNSQSKDRLKEQKDINKYGK encoded by the coding sequence ATGAAGCATAAAAGTGTGTATCTTTTATGCTTTTTAATTTTGCCTATTCTGCTTTTAACATCTGTGAGTGCTTACGCTGTTTCTAATCCAGTTGGAGAGCCCTCACATGCAGTTAAGCCAAAAATTGAAAAGTATGATTTATCACATTATCGTTCAATATATAGTGAAAAAGGCGACTGGAATCCGTTTGGTCAAGAAGAAATTTCACGACAAATTAATAATGTGTCAGATTTTTTCTTTTCTATGACTAAGATTTTAGCAGGTGTTACAGATTATGCGATTGAAAATTTATTTCAACTAGATGTTATTAATGATTTTGCGGATAAAATCGGCGATTTTGTTGGCGATATATATCAAAAGTTATTGAGTAATTTAGCATTAACATTATTTATTATTGTTTGCTTTAACGCATTTATTATTTTTAGTGTACAAGGTAATGCAAGAGAAGCATTAAAGCGAGCGTTTTTAATTATGTGTTTGATTGGTTTTGGTGTTGGTATACTTGCGAATGCAGGTAATATTATACGTGGTACAAACAATATTGGTAAGGATTTGAATAATATAATTATGAATAGTACATCTTCTATTGATGGGAATATTGATTATATTCATGAGAATTCAGGTATGAATCATATACGTAATCAATTATTTGATATGACGATATATAGAACATATTTAGTAATGAATTATGGAACTGTAGACGAAAAAGAGATAAAAGCAAAAGGTAAAGACCGTATTGATAACATTTTAAAACAAGATTTTTCAAAAAAAGGACAAGATGAGATTGATAAAATTGTAAAAAATGAGGTTGAGAAAAAAGATAATAAATATATGACGCAAGGTTATGTATTTCAAAAGTTGGCTATTTCAGTGATTGGCTTTATTATTACTGTTTTTATGTCAATTGTATTTTTATCAATTAGTTTTGCGAAGTTGATTTTTTCTACATTTGCTTTATTTTTATTCTTATTTTTAGTATTCAGTTGGATAGTGAGTTTTATACCAGGATTTGAATTATCTGTTTTCTCTGCGTTTGCAAAAACGTTAGGCTATATTATTTTAAGTGCTTGTATGACATTCTTATTTGTGATAGTTGGTTTGTGTATCAAGCTTGCAAATAGTTTTATTGAACCGGATAGTCAAAATGCTTATTTTTTAAATTCAATATTTATAATTGTAATATTGTTTGTAATGTATAAAAAACGGGCTCAAATTATCAATTTTGTAAGTCGTGGTAATATTAGTTTTTCTCCTAGTGCAATTGGTGCTGGTGTGATGAATCGAACACAAGAACGTTTTAATAAGATTCGTCATGAACAAGCGCAAAATAAGAAAGCTAAACGAGAAAATCAAAGAGATGAACCCGCCCCACCACTTCAAAATGATAATGATTTAAGAAGAAGACAGCAGGATAAACCAATGCCTTTATTTATAAATAAAGATAATCAAAAAAATGGTAATAAGCGAAGAGAACAACAAGAGTCAATGAATGGTAACGATGTAAAATCTGCTTCTGTTGAATCAAATGCAAATAATTATTCTAAACAACCACAAAAAGCATCACAGCAAGAACATCAAGTACGAGAAACAAGACAGCGAAAAGATATACAAAGGTCGTCACAAGTGGTTAATCAGCCATTAAATAATGAGAATCATTCAATAAATCGTAAAGAACAGAAGTCAGTTCAAACTGCTTATGATACTGATGTTCAAAAACGACAAATACAAAATGCGACACAGAATCAACAAAGTAGACAATCTGGAAATCGTAATCAACCTATTACACGTAATTCTCAGTCAAAAGACCGTCTAAAAGAGCAAAAGGATATCAATAAGTATGGTAAATAA
- a CDS encoding CHAP domain-containing protein, whose product MVNKKDIAKKVIGKTPIGVKLKLAKVIIILCVVAFFTFPVIVMFLLAPDSNKDKDDAGCTVSGGNVSANGIDKFNENAKGGKLEGKGKEIQKIAEKNKVPVNIFMAIIASESQWGKGENATRQNNPLSVMGSKSIHDSTYPTIEDGLNAGAKNLYDVYISKGLDTPKKIGPKYAPVGASNDPNNMNARWIPTVEKIMKDLGGSEAKTSCSNGKGKSIKFNGKLPHWSNDDPGKGNLYTAGQCTWYAYGMRQKMGKPVSTYWHDAHKWNDRAKAEGYKVDKNPEPGALFIAEQGAGGHDGHYGHVAVVIGVSDGGKTFRITEMNWEGAFKVNERTLKMTDGYSFIHDKE is encoded by the coding sequence ATGGTAAATAAAAAAGATATTGCTAAAAAAGTAATAGGTAAAACGCCAATAGGTGTTAAATTGAAATTAGCGAAAGTCATCATCATTTTGTGTGTGGTGGCTTTTTTTACATTTCCAGTAATTGTAATGTTTTTGTTAGCGCCTGATTCAAATAAAGATAAAGATGATGCTGGTTGTACTGTTAGTGGCGGTAATGTTTCGGCAAATGGTATTGATAAGTTTAATGAAAATGCTAAAGGTGGAAAATTAGAGGGTAAAGGAAAAGAAATACAGAAAATTGCAGAAAAAAATAAAGTACCTGTGAATATTTTTATGGCTATTATTGCGAGTGAATCACAATGGGGTAAAGGAGAAAATGCGACAAGACAAAATAATCCTTTGTCTGTTATGGGTTCAAAATCGATTCATGATTCAACATATCCAACTATTGAAGACGGTCTTAATGCGGGAGCTAAAAATTTGTATGATGTTTATATTTCTAAAGGTTTAGATACTCCTAAAAAAATAGGTCCCAAATATGCGCCTGTTGGTGCGTCAAATGACCCTAATAATATGAATGCCCGTTGGATACCAACAGTTGAAAAAATTATGAAAGATTTAGGCGGTTCAGAAGCTAAAACGTCATGTAGTAATGGTAAAGGAAAGTCTATAAAGTTTAATGGTAAATTGCCACATTGGTCAAATGATGACCCTGGAAAAGGTAATTTATACACTGCTGGTCAATGTACTTGGTATGCATACGGTATGCGTCAAAAAATGGGTAAACCTGTATCAACTTATTGGCATGATGCACATAAATGGAATGATAGGGCTAAGGCTGAGGGTTATAAAGTTGATAAAAATCCGGAACCTGGTGCATTATTTATTGCTGAACAAGGTGCAGGCGGTCATGATGGGCATTATGGTCATGTGGCTGTTGTTATTGGTGTAAGTGATGGTGGTAAAACATTTAGAATAACAGAAATGAATTGGGAAGGTGCTTTTAAAGTTAATGAACGTACATTGAAAATGACTGATGGATATAGTTTTATTCATGATAAGGAGTGA
- a CDS encoding cystatin-like fold lipoprotein, with translation MRRWFVLILGLVILLSACGQKYDKEIDAVLNSERKSMSESSFKKPEKSNSDFKVYEDGKFITISFVYDKDGTVWTSLYKKNETTDKYVKVEDMNEKEYQSNHKPVYEENNMKK, from the coding sequence ATGAGGCGATGGTTTGTATTAATTTTAGGATTAGTTATATTATTATCTGCATGTGGTCAGAAATATGATAAAGAGATTGATGCAGTTTTAAATTCTGAAAGAAAAAGTATGAGTGAGTCTTCTTTTAAGAAGCCTGAAAAAAGTAATAGTGATTTTAAAGTATATGAAGATGGTAAATTTATAACTATTTCTTTTGTTTATGATAAAGATGGTACAGTGTGGACAAGTTTATATAAAAAAAATGAGACAACAGATAAATATGTAAAAGTTGAAGATATGAACGAAAAAGAATATCAAAGTAATCATAAACCAGTTTATGAAGAAAATAATATGAAAAAATAA
- a CDS encoding transposase, with protein MKKRKKRKELDYKTRLAIAKYLNDGLNIIQISKILGRDDAVLYREVNKRSVDGVYNPLLAEEDAIKSRSISDEQVAKRRRLNDETKAYIEEKLSLKWSPRQIASQIEKDTGYYISYPTIYRYIRNGLVKVDVKRDMRQAGKKYNKSSEKRGKLDVGSRVIKYRLKKY; from the coding sequence ATGAAAAAAAGAAAAAAACGTAAAGAATTAGACTATAAAACACGTCTAGCTATCGCAAAGTATTTAAATGATGGTTTAAACATCATTCAGATTTCTAAGATTTTAGGTCGTGATGATGCAGTTCTTTATAGAGAAGTAAATAAGCGTTCTGTTGATGGTGTTTATAATCCTTTATTAGCTGAGGAAGATGCTATAAAATCGCGTAGTATTTCAGATGAACAGGTTGCTAAACGTAGACGTTTGAATGATGAAACAAAAGCATATATTGAAGAAAAACTTTCATTAAAATGGTCTCCTAGACAGATAGCAAGTCAAATTGAAAAAGATACAGGGTATTATATAAGTTATCCTACTATATATAGATATATTCGCAATGGATTGGTAAAAGTTGATGTTAAACGTGATATGAGACAAGCAGGCAAGAAATATAATAAGTCTTCTGAAAAGCGTGGCAAATTAGACGTAGGGTCTCGTGTTATAAAGTATCGGCTCAAAAAGTATTAA
- a CDS encoding IS30 family transposase, which produces MDTVWSVRPSTYCLLTIIERKTRYLYASRLNTRKSNVVCNEIINIMKPLLPKSITMDRGKEFALFEQIEDELNCSIYFSDLGCPYQRGSIENANGLLRQYYPKGTDFANITQKSLDEAVKQINARPRMIFDYKSSEEMLKYHVSTQNCEPILNDCVRHEPVN; this is translated from the coding sequence ATTGATACTGTTTGGAGTGTTAGACCATCAACATATTGCTTGTTAACTATTATTGAAAGAAAGACAAGATATTTATATGCTAGTAGATTAAATACACGTAAATCCAATGTAGTTTGTAATGAGATTATAAATATTATGAAACCATTATTACCCAAAAGTATAACTATGGATAGAGGTAAGGAGTTTGCTCTATTTGAACAAATAGAAGATGAATTGAATTGTAGTATTTATTTTAGTGATTTGGGTTGTCCATATCAACGTGGTTCTATTGAAAATGCAAATGGACTTTTAAGACAGTATTATCCTAAAGGTACGGATTTTGCAAATATAACACAAAAGTCATTAGATGAAGCTGTTAAACAAATTAATGCACGGCCTCGAATGATATTTGACTATAAATCGAGTGAGGAAATGCTAAAGTACCATGTAAGCACACAAAATTGTGAACCTATATTAAATGACTGTGTGAGGCACGAACCCGTCAATTAA